A DNA window from Chiroxiphia lanceolata isolate bChiLan1 chromosome 6, bChiLan1.pri, whole genome shotgun sequence contains the following coding sequences:
- the GMFB gene encoding glia maturation factor beta isoform X1, with translation MRGAGAEGTARLGGGGGGARAAAVGARATMSESLVVCDVAEDLVEKLRKFRFRKETNNAAIIMKIDKDKQLVVLDEEHEGISPDELKDELPERQPRFIVYSYKYQHEDGRVSYPLCFIFSSPVGCKPEQQMMYAGSKNKLVQTAELTKVFEIRNTEDLTEEWLREKLGFFH, from the exons ATGCGCGGTGCCGGGGCGGAGGGCACAGCCCGGCtcggaggcggcggcggcggcgcgcgaGCGGCGGCGGTTGGTGCGCGCGCCACGATG AGTGAATCTCTGGTGGTTTGTGATGTTGCCGAAGACCTGgtggagaaactgagaaaattcCGGTTTCGCAAGGAGACCAACAATGCTGCCATTATAA tGAAAATCGACAAGGATAAGCAGTTGGTGGTGCTGGATGAGGAGCATGAG GGTATTTCTCCTGATGAGCTAAAAGATGAGCTGCCTGAGAGACAACCTCG atttattgtGTATAGTTACAAGTACCAGCATGAAGATGGAAGAGTTTCTTATCCATTGTGCTTTATCTTCTCCAGTCCAGTTG GATGTAAGCCTGAGCAGCAGATGATGTATGCTGGCAGCAAGAATAAGCTTGTACAGACAGCTGAACTCACTAAG GTATTCGAaatcagaaatacagaagacCTCACTGAAGAGTGGCTGCGTGAGAAACTGGGCTTCTTCCACTAA
- the GMFB gene encoding glia maturation factor beta isoform X2, translating to MCKSESLVVCDVAEDLVEKLRKFRFRKETNNAAIIMKIDKDKQLVVLDEEHEGISPDELKDELPERQPRFIVYSYKYQHEDGRVSYPLCFIFSSPVGCKPEQQMMYAGSKNKLVQTAELTKVFEIRNTEDLTEEWLREKLGFFH from the exons ATGTGCAAG AGTGAATCTCTGGTGGTTTGTGATGTTGCCGAAGACCTGgtggagaaactgagaaaattcCGGTTTCGCAAGGAGACCAACAATGCTGCCATTATAA tGAAAATCGACAAGGATAAGCAGTTGGTGGTGCTGGATGAGGAGCATGAG GGTATTTCTCCTGATGAGCTAAAAGATGAGCTGCCTGAGAGACAACCTCG atttattgtGTATAGTTACAAGTACCAGCATGAAGATGGAAGAGTTTCTTATCCATTGTGCTTTATCTTCTCCAGTCCAGTTG GATGTAAGCCTGAGCAGCAGATGATGTATGCTGGCAGCAAGAATAAGCTTGTACAGACAGCTGAACTCACTAAG GTATTCGAaatcagaaatacagaagacCTCACTGAAGAGTGGCTGCGTGAGAAACTGGGCTTCTTCCACTAA
- the GMFB gene encoding glia maturation factor beta isoform X3, whose translation MKIDKDKQLVVLDEEHEGISPDELKDELPERQPRFIVYSYKYQHEDGRVSYPLCFIFSSPVGCKPEQQMMYAGSKNKLVQTAELTKVFEIRNTEDLTEEWLREKLGFFH comes from the exons A tGAAAATCGACAAGGATAAGCAGTTGGTGGTGCTGGATGAGGAGCATGAG GGTATTTCTCCTGATGAGCTAAAAGATGAGCTGCCTGAGAGACAACCTCG atttattgtGTATAGTTACAAGTACCAGCATGAAGATGGAAGAGTTTCTTATCCATTGTGCTTTATCTTCTCCAGTCCAGTTG GATGTAAGCCTGAGCAGCAGATGATGTATGCTGGCAGCAAGAATAAGCTTGTACAGACAGCTGAACTCACTAAG GTATTCGAaatcagaaatacagaagacCTCACTGAAGAGTGGCTGCGTGAGAAACTGGGCTTCTTCCACTAA